One segment of Brassica napus cultivar Da-Ae chromosome C3, Da-Ae, whole genome shotgun sequence DNA contains the following:
- the LOC111204438 gene encoding 60S ribosomal protein L38-like has protein sequence MPKQIHEIKDFLLTARRKDARSVKIKRSKDIVKFKVRCSKYLYTLCVFDQEKADKLKQSLPPGLSVQDL, from the exons ATG CCTAAGCAAATCCATGAGATCAAGGACTTCCTTCTTACAGCAAGAAGGAAAGATGCTCGGTCTGTGAAGATCAAGAGAAGCAAGGACATTGTCAAGTTCAAGGTCAGATGCTCGAAGTACCTCTACACGCTCTGCGTGTTTGATCAAGAGAAAGCCGACAAGCTTAAGCAGTCTCTTCCTCCAG GTTTGAGTGTGCAAGACCTTTGA
- the LOC106388323 gene encoding hydroxyacylglutathione hydrolase 1, mitochondrial isoform X1 encodes MISKASSSTSTNSSIPSSSRIGGQLCVWPGLTHLCLRKSLLYGVMWLFSMPLKTLRGARKTLKVTHFCSISNMPSSLKIELVPCSKDNYAYLLHDEDTGTVGVVDPSEAAPVVDALSRKNWNLTYILNTHHHHDHIVGNAELKARYGAKVIGSAVDTDRIPGVDILLKDSDKWMFAGHEVRVIDTPGHTQGHISFYFPGSATIFTGDLIHSLSCGTLSEGTPEQMLSSLQKIVSLPDDTNIYCGRENTAGNIKFALSIEPKNETLHSYATRVAHLRSQGLPSMPTTVKVEKACNPFLRTSSKDIRRSLSIPDSANEAEALRCIHRARDRF; translated from the exons ATGATCTCCAAAGCTTCTTCATCTACCTCCACCAATTCGTcgattccttcttcttctagG attggaggtcagctttgtgTGTGGCCTGGTTTGACACATCTTTGCCTCAGGAAAAGCTTGCTATACGGAGTTATGTGGTTATTCTCCATGCCCCTCAAAACGCTTCGTGGAGCTAGAAAAACGCTTAAAGTTACTCACTTTTGTAGCATCTCCAACATGCCCTCTTCCTTAAAAATCGAACTG GTGCCATGTAGTAAAGACAACTATGCGTATCTTTTGCACGATGAAGACACTGGGACGGTTGGAGTCGTTGATCCTTCTGAGGCTGCGCCTGTTGTTGATGCATTGAGCAGGAAGAATTGGAACTTGACTTACATATTGAatactcatcatcatcatgaccACATAGTGGGGAATGCTGAGCTGAAAGCTAGGTATGGCGCAAAG GTGATTGGCTCAGCTGTAGATACGGATCGGATTCCTGGAGTTGACATACTTCTCAAGGATAGTGATAAGTGGATGTTTGCTGGCCATGAGGTTCGGGTAATTGACACTCCTGGTCACACACAAG GCCATATTAGCTTTTACTTTCCCGGGTCAGCCACAATATTCACAGGAGACCTGATACATAGCTTATCTTGTGGTACCCTCTCAGAAGGTACCCCCGAACAG ATGCTTTCATCACTCCAAAAGATCGTGTCTTTACCAgatgatacaaatatatattgcGGTCGCGAAAACACAGCA GGCAATATCAAGTTTGCACTATCTATAGAACCAAAGAATGAAACTCTTCACTCTTATGCAACCCGAGTCGCCCATCTTCGTAGCCAGGGACTCCCTTCG ATGCCAACGACTGTTAAGGTAGAGAAAGCGTGTAACCCGTTTCTCAGAACATCGAGCAAAGATATCCGTAGATCTTTAAGCATTCCGGACTCGGCAAACGAAGCCGAAGCACTTCGTTGTATACACAGAGCCAGAGATCGTTTCTAA
- the LOC106388323 gene encoding hydroxyacylglutathione hydrolase 1, mitochondrial isoform X2 → MWLFSMPLKTLRGARKTLKVTHFCSISNMPSSLKIELVPCSKDNYAYLLHDEDTGTVGVVDPSEAAPVVDALSRKNWNLTYILNTHHHHDHIVGNAELKARYGAKVIGSAVDTDRIPGVDILLKDSDKWMFAGHEVRVIDTPGHTQGHISFYFPGSATIFTGDLIHSLSCGTLSEGTPEQMLSSLQKIVSLPDDTNIYCGRENTAGNIKFALSIEPKNETLHSYATRVAHLRSQGLPSMPTTVKVEKACNPFLRTSSKDIRRSLSIPDSANEAEALRCIHRARDRF, encoded by the exons ATGTGGTTATTCTCCATGCCCCTCAAAACGCTTCGTGGAGCTAGAAAAACGCTTAAAGTTACTCACTTTTGTAGCATCTCCAACATGCCCTCTTCCTTAAAAATCGAACTG GTGCCATGTAGTAAAGACAACTATGCGTATCTTTTGCACGATGAAGACACTGGGACGGTTGGAGTCGTTGATCCTTCTGAGGCTGCGCCTGTTGTTGATGCATTGAGCAGGAAGAATTGGAACTTGACTTACATATTGAatactcatcatcatcatgaccACATAGTGGGGAATGCTGAGCTGAAAGCTAGGTATGGCGCAAAG GTGATTGGCTCAGCTGTAGATACGGATCGGATTCCTGGAGTTGACATACTTCTCAAGGATAGTGATAAGTGGATGTTTGCTGGCCATGAGGTTCGGGTAATTGACACTCCTGGTCACACACAAG GCCATATTAGCTTTTACTTTCCCGGGTCAGCCACAATATTCACAGGAGACCTGATACATAGCTTATCTTGTGGTACCCTCTCAGAAGGTACCCCCGAACAG ATGCTTTCATCACTCCAAAAGATCGTGTCTTTACCAgatgatacaaatatatattgcGGTCGCGAAAACACAGCA GGCAATATCAAGTTTGCACTATCTATAGAACCAAAGAATGAAACTCTTCACTCTTATGCAACCCGAGTCGCCCATCTTCGTAGCCAGGGACTCCCTTCG ATGCCAACGACTGTTAAGGTAGAGAAAGCGTGTAACCCGTTTCTCAGAACATCGAGCAAAGATATCCGTAGATCTTTAAGCATTCCGGACTCGGCAAACGAAGCCGAAGCACTTCGTTGTATACACAGAGCCAGAGATCGTTTCTAA